The window AAAAGGCCTTTCTTTTACTTTGTATGATTTTTTATTACTTCAATTGGTAGTAGTAAATTCCGGAGCATTGTCAGTACGAAGGCGTTTAATTGTTATGCCAAGTTCGCCGAAATCTTTCATTGCTCTTTGCACGGCATTAATAGCATTGTTAGTTCCTAAACTATCATAAACATAACCAAATACTATGCGTGTTATTTCGTCAATGAAATCATAAATGTAATATTTTTTATCAACCGGAAAATTTGATGTGGTAATAATTTTAGCATCCATTTGTAAAAGACCAATCTCGGAAACTTCATAACGCTTAAAATGGCGTTTAGTTTGTTTGATTTGTTGTTTTAATTCTTTTCAACGAGGGTCAGATTTAATTCAACGATAAAAGGTTTTGATATTTTTTGGAACTTCTGAATTTTTTACATCGTGAAAACCGATTTTTAAATTGTTAAATAAAGACCACATTCCGCCGGCTTGAAGATTTTTGTAATCAAAATATAAATCACATACTTTTTCACGAGAATTTAAACTATATTGATAATTAAGGTTTTGTGGTTTTGTAGTTTTAAACAATAACAAATCTAAATTGTCAGAATAATAAGCGGTCATAATTTTTTGTGCTCAACGATAAAAGGTTTTCGTTGCGTTCTTAAAATATTTTTTAATAAGTTTTGTTAAAGTAGTTTCTTCAATATAGAAATAAGTACATAAATTTAAATAGGCAGTAATGCGTTTTTTAGTTTTATAGTAATAAGGATTACGGCAATTAGCACTTAATCAGCTTTGTACTTTTGCTTTTAAATCTGCTAAATCAGCTTGGGAAATAATATATTTCATTTTTAAACTCCTTAAATTAAGAAAATCGTATTACAAAAAAACACGATTTTCAAAAATATTTATTAAATTACTAATTTTTATTAGGCATTTTGACAGAAAAGGATGTTATAACTCGGTTCTGATAATAATTTTGATTAGGCAATGGTTGCGGTTGCTCGTTATCCTTTTTGGGTAAAAGCAGGAGAAGCAAACATTAATTCTAATCAATCATATT is drawn from Spiroplasma endosymbiont of Clivina fossor and contains these coding sequences:
- a CDS encoding DDE-type integrase/transposase/recombinase — encoded protein: MKYIISQADLADLKAKVQSWLSANCRNPYYYKTKKRITAYLNLCTYFYIEETTLTKLIKKYFKNATKTFYRWAQKIMTAYYSDNLDLLLFKTTKPQNLNYQYSLNSREKVCDLYFDYKNLQAGGMWSLFNNLKIGFHDVKNSEVPKNIKTFYRWIKSDPRWKELKQQIKQTKRHFKRYEVSEIGLLQMDAKIITTSNFPVDKKYYIYDFIDEITRIVFGYVYDSLGTNNAINAVQRAMKDFGELGITIKRLRTDNAPEFTTTNWSNKKSYKVKERPFTTFLSRNGIVHETTPIRSPQSNGKIERFHQHYTKLFYAKDKNLNQNELQHYLNKYYYFYNFERCHSSLNTKTPFQKLQEFLTK